A single region of the Anguilla rostrata isolate EN2019 chromosome 11, ASM1855537v3, whole genome shotgun sequence genome encodes:
- the LOC135234113 gene encoding inter-alpha-trypsin inhibitor heavy chain H4-like isoform X2, translating into MGPVVQGVLLFSLLLRSSSSRLVRREITDNDLDIYSFHIKSVVSSRYAVTVITSRVANRASEPREVNFHVELPKYAFISKFNMTIDGKSYSGVVKKKEEAQQQYSQAVSRGESAGLVSAVGRTLEEFKTSVTVAAHSKVTFELTYEELLKRRLGKYELRIKAQPTQVVKDFKIDVHIIERQGIRFLETQGGLASNDLASAVSTNVTDKEALVHFSPSHEQQQCPHCKDMGLSGELIVVYDVNRPKSQGELQVVNGYFVHYFAPSSLSRFPKNVVFIIDQSGSMRGTKIQQTREAMLKILDDLHKEDHFGLITFDGEVTYWKDNLVPVNSDYLALARIFVENIKSRGSTDINEAVLKGVQMLSIFDESHPQEESTSILILLTDGDPTSGVTNLNEIQNNVREAIRKRYTLYCLGFGFDVDYKFLEKISLQNNGLARRIYEDSDAALQLQGFYEEVATPLLLDVQMHYTGVSNVTYTSFGQYYDGSEIVVAGQINHNDLETFTAEVKAKTKGNDSVFHEVFTKSERDASKALDHYIFETYIQRLWAYLSVQQLLERLVLLTEEQQTAVNEQILARSLDYSFVTPLTSMVVTKPEGEDPHVAHKPKEEKPLERAFPVSKTAGRRTYSRLRISSRPLPTGPHPSIHGNHGKSRSHPVMQEADLRIARVIAAEPVQTSRYQHIAESVTAAEPVQTSGYQHIAESVTAAEPVQTSVLLKVLLPAQDQNTSICFNIEVHKDVLPKDPVFKLLHDPATGISINGEMLKRGHFRKIGVNYKDECHIKADTTGIMVTKEGKENFIFWTDTATSHHCDGVTISLQNEVLNVSVGDISVNILLHKNGRNRFLWPDVRRQAPIPGAKGLLGQSPVSYVLKEASPLVRLEMLGKEVQGTRDTTVDYRTHVKPTVDCWLVPFSAVVPEPLSEILGSL; encoded by the exons ATGGGGCCAGTTGTTCAAGGAGTGCTGCTCTTCAGTCTTCTTTTGAGGTCTTCCTCCTCAAGACTAGTGAGGAGAGAGATCACG GATAATGACTTGGACATCTACAGCTTCCACATAAAGTCTGTGGTCAGTAGCCGCTATGCTGTGACTGTCATCACCAGCAGAGTTGCTAATCGAGCAAGTGAACCCAGAGAGGTGAACTTCCATGTGGAACTGCCAAAATATGCCTTCATCAGCAAATTCAACAT GACCATTGATGGGAAGTCGTACAGTGGAGTGgtgaagaagaaggaagaggcACAGCAGCAGTACAGCCAAGCAGTCTCACGTGGTGAAAGTGCTGGCCTGGTCAG TGCAGTCGGGCGAACGCTGGAGGAATTCAAGACTTCAGTGACAGTGGCTGCACACAGCAAAGTGACGTTTGAGCTGACCTATGAGGAGCTATTGAAACGACGGCTAGGGAAGTATGAACTGCGGATCAAGGCCCAACCAACACAGGTTGTCAAAGACTTCAAG ATTGATGTGCACATAATTGAACGCCAGGGAATCCGCTTCCTGGAAACCCAGGGGGGTTTGGCCTCCAATGATCTGGCAAGTGCTGTCAGCACCAATGTGACTGATAAAGAG GCCCTGGTGCATTTCTCCCCATCtcatgagcagcagcagtgtcctCACTGCAAGGACATGGGGCTGAGTGGAGAATTGATTGTTGTCTATGATGTGAACAGACCAAAGTCACAAGGAGAGCTGCAG GTGGTGAATGGATATTTTGTGCATTACTTTGCTCCCTCTAGCCTCTCACGATTTCCCAAAAATGTTGTCTTCATTATTGACCAGAGTGGCTCTATGCGTGGGACAAAGATTCAGCAG ACTCGAGAGGCAATGTTGAAGATTTTAGATGATCTCCACAAAGAAGATCATTTTGGCCTGATCACCTTTGATGGTGAAGTGACTTACTGGAAAGATAACTTAGTTCCTGTGAACTCCGATTACCTGGCATTGGCACGCATTTTTGTGGAGAACATCAAAAGTAGAGGAA GCACAGATATCAATGAAGCAGTTCTGAAGGGGGTGCAGATGTTGTCCATATTTGACGAGTCCCACCCTCAAGAAGAAAGTACTTCCATTCTCATCCTGCTTACTGATGGAGACCCCACCTCAG GAGTGACCAATCTGAATGAGATCCAGAACAATGTTAGGGAGGCCATCCGAAAGAGATATACACTGTACTGCCTGGGGTTCGGCTTTGACGTTGACTACAAATTCTTAGAGAAGATATCGCTTCAGAACAATGGCCTGGCCAGGAGGATCTATGAGGATTCGGATGCAGCCCTGCAGTTGCAG GGTTTCTACGAGGAAGTGGCTACTCCTCTCCTGCTCGATGTCCAAATGCATTACACTGGTGTCTCCAATGTCACCTACACCAGCTTTGGCCAGTACTATGATGGCTCAGAGATTGTGGTTGCTGGTCAAATTAATCACAATGATCTGGAAACATTCACTGCTGAAGTCAAGGCTAAAACG AAAGGAAATGACTCAGTATTCCATGAAGTATTTACCAAGAGTGAAAGAGATGCTTCCAAGGCTCTTGACCACTACATCTTTGAGACATACATCCAGAGACTGTGGGCATATCTTTCTGTACAGCAGCTACTGGAAAGACT AGTGCTGCTCACAGAGGAACAGCAAACAGCTGTCAATGAGCAGATCCTGGCCCGCTCACTCGACTACAGCTTTGTGACCCCACTCACTAGTATGGTGGTCACAAAGCCCGAGGGTGAGGACCCTCATGTGGCCCACAAACCCAAGGAAGAGAAACCATTAGAGCGAGCATTTCCAGTCTCGAAGACTGCAGGTAGACGCA CGTATTCGCGCTTGAGAATTTCATCGCGGCCACTACCGACAGGGCCAC ATCCGTCAATCCATGGTAATCATG GTAAATCGAGGAGCCATCCTGTTATGCAAGAAGCGG ATCTACGCATTGCAAGAGTCATTGCAGCTGAACCAGTCCAGACCTCACGCT ATCAACACATTGCAGAAAGTGTCACTGCAGCTGAACCAGTCCAGACCTCAGGCT ATCAACACATTGCAGAAAGTGTCACTGCAGCTGAACCAGTCCAGACCTCAGTCT TGTTAAAAGTCCTTCTGCCTGCCCAGGACCAGAATACTTCAATCTGTTTTAACATTGAGGTACACAAAGATGTGCTTCCCAAGGATCCAGTCTTTAAATTACTGCACGACCCGGCCACAG GTATTTCCATCAATGGTGAGATGTTAAAAAGGGGGCACTTCCGCAAGATTGGGGTGAACTACAAAGATGAGTGCCACATCAAAGCAGACACTACAGGGATCATGGTGACCAAAGAAGGGAAAGAAAATTTCATCTTCTGGACCGACACAGCCACAAGTCATCACTGTGATGG AGTAACAATTTCCCTGCAGAATGAAGTTCTAAATGTTTCTGTGGGAGATATTAGTGTTAACATCCTACTGCACAAGAATGGCAGAAACAGGTTTTTGTGGCCAGACGTTAGACGGCAAGCACCTATCCCCGGAGCCAAAGGACTACTGG GCCAGTCTCCTGTGTCATATGTCCTTAAGGAGGCATCACCATTGGTGAGACTGGAAATGCTGGGTAAAGAAGTACAGGGAACAAG aGACACAACGGTGGACTACCGCACTCATGTGAAACCAACAGTGGACTGCTGGCTAGTGCCTTTCAGTGCGGTCGTGCCAGAGCCCCTGTCTGAAATCCTTGGTTCGCTGTAG